GGCCAGCGAGATCGCCCAGGAGTACCAGGTTCACCCGACCCAGATCAGCCAGTGGAAGCGGCAGTTGCTCGACGGCCTGCCGGACCTGTTCGAGGCCGGGCAGAGCCGCAAGGAGCCGACCACCGAGGAGGTGACGGCACCGCTGTATGAGGAGATCGGCCGGCTCAAGATGGAGCTGGACTTCGTCCA
This genomic interval from Thiohalospira halophila DSM 15071 contains the following:
- a CDS encoding helix-turn-helix domain-containing protein; translated protein: MSRGRGKRLSADLKARVALEAAKGHKTASEIAQEYQVHPTQISQWKRQLLDGLPDLFEAGQSRKEPTTEEVTAPLYEEIGRLKMELDFV